A region from the Simiduia sp. 21SJ11W-1 genome encodes:
- a CDS encoding YggS family pyridoxal phosphate-dependent enzyme, with protein sequence MHMIADKLMQVEARLQQASHSAHRPRDAIALLAVSKTQPPARLREAYSAGQRRFGENYLQEAQDKQQALADLAIEWHFIGPIQSNKTQAIAQAFDWVHSVDRLKIARRLSEQRPPEAGPLNICLQVNIDGEATKSGASPEALPALALAVAELPNLRLRGLMAIPAPCTDPEAQRQAFARVRALKDALQAQGLALDTLSMGMSGDLEAAIAEGATLVRVGTDIFGPRMAR encoded by the coding sequence ATGCACATGATTGCCGACAAACTAATGCAGGTCGAGGCCCGTTTGCAACAGGCAAGCCATTCGGCCCACCGCCCCCGTGACGCCATCGCCCTTTTGGCGGTCAGCAAAACCCAGCCCCCCGCGCGCCTGCGCGAGGCCTACAGCGCAGGCCAGCGCCGGTTTGGCGAGAACTACCTGCAAGAGGCGCAAGACAAGCAGCAGGCCCTGGCCGACCTCGCCATCGAGTGGCATTTCATCGGGCCCATCCAATCCAATAAGACCCAGGCCATCGCACAGGCCTTCGACTGGGTACACAGTGTAGACCGCCTGAAGATCGCGCGACGCCTGAGTGAGCAGCGCCCGCCTGAGGCCGGCCCGCTGAACATTTGCCTGCAGGTCAACATCGACGGCGAGGCCACCAAATCCGGCGCGAGCCCAGAGGCGCTGCCCGCCCTGGCGCTTGCTGTGGCCGAGCTACCGAACCTGCGCCTGCGCGGCTTGATGGCCATTCCCGCCCCCTGCACAGACCCCGAAGCCCAGCGGCAGGCCTTTGCCCGGGTGCGCGCGCTTAAGGATGCACTGCAAGCCCAGGGGCTGGCGCTCGATACGCTCTCCATGGGTATGTCTGGTGATCTGGAGGCCGCCATTGCCGAGGGTGCGACCCTGGTGCGCGTGGGTACCGATATCTTCGGGCCGCGCATGGCCCGTTAG
- a CDS encoding type IV pilus twitching motility protein PilT → MDITELLAFSAKQGASDLHLSSGLPPMIRVDGDVRRINLPPMQHKQVHGLIYEIMNDKQRKDYEEFLETDFSFEVPGVARFRVNAFNQNRGAGAVFRTIPSKVLTMEELGMGQVFRDICNTPRGICLVTGPTGSGKSTTLAAMVDYINDNKYQHILTIEDPIEFVHESKKCLINQREVHRDTHGFSAALRSALREDPDIILVGEMRDLETIKLALEAAETGHLVFGTLHTQSAAKTIDRIIDVFPAAEKAMVRSMLSESLQAVISQTLMKKNGGGRVAAHEIMRGTPAIRNLIREDKVAQMYSAIQTGASTGMQTMDQCLADLVARRVINRDVAREKAKIPENF, encoded by the coding sequence ATGGATATTACGGAACTTCTCGCCTTTAGCGCAAAACAAGGCGCCTCAGACCTGCACCTTTCCTCCGGGCTGCCACCCATGATACGCGTAGACGGCGACGTGCGCCGTATTAATTTGCCGCCCATGCAACACAAGCAAGTGCACGGCTTGATCTATGAAATCATGAACGACAAGCAGCGCAAAGACTACGAAGAATTTCTGGAAACAGACTTCTCCTTTGAGGTGCCGGGCGTGGCGCGTTTCCGTGTAAACGCCTTTAACCAAAACCGCGGCGCCGGCGCAGTTTTCCGTACCATTCCCTCGAAAGTGTTAACCATGGAAGAGCTGGGCATGGGGCAGGTGTTTCGCGATATCTGCAATACCCCGCGCGGCATTTGCCTGGTAACCGGGCCTACGGGTTCCGGTAAATCCACCACCCTTGCGGCCATGGTGGATTACATTAACGACAACAAATACCAGCACATCCTTACCATTGAAGACCCGATTGAATTTGTGCACGAAAGTAAAAAGTGCCTGATTAACCAGCGGGAAGTGCACCGCGACACCCACGGCTTCTCTGCCGCATTGCGCTCGGCCTTGCGTGAAGATCCGGACATTATTCTGGTGGGTGAGATGCGCGACCTTGAAACCATCAAGCTCGCCCTGGAAGCGGCCGAAACCGGCCACCTGGTGTTCGGTACCCTGCACACCCAGTCGGCGGCAAAAACCATCGACCGGATCATTGATGTATTCCCGGCCGCTGAAAAAGCCATGGTGCGCTCAATGCTGTCGGAATCATTGCAGGCGGTGATCTCGCAAACGCTGATGAAGAAAAACGGCGGTGGCCGGGTGGCAGCACACGAAATCATGCGCGGCACGCCCGCCATTCGTAACCTGATTCGTGAAGATAAGGTGGCGCAAATGTACTCGGCGATTCAAACCGGCGCATCTACCGGCATGCAAACCATGGATCAATGCCTGGCCGATCTCGTGGCGCGCCGCGTGATTAACCGCGACGTTGCCCGTGAAAAAGCAAAAATTCCAGAAAATTTCTAA
- a CDS encoding PilT/PilU family type 4a pilus ATPase, with protein sequence MDFDRLLSLMVEKGASDLFITAGVPPSMKLHGKVVPVTTTPLSPEKSREVVLSVMNEKQRNEFLESKELNFAISARGIGRFRCSAFYQRNLAGMVLRRIETNIPKIDDLGLPEIIKELAMTKRGLIIFVGATGTGKSTSLASMIGHRNRNSKGHIITIEDPIEFIHQHQGCIVTQREVGIDTDSFEVALKNTLRQAPDVILIGEVRSRETMEHAIAFAETGHLCLCTLHANNANQALDRIIHFFPADRHGQLWMDLALNLRGIIAQQLIPTPDGSGRRACLEVLLNTPLAQDLIRKGAVHELKPLMKKSTELGMQTFDQALYDLYDRGEITYEDALSYADSPNDLRLLIKLGSETDADYLSNAADELTIEKDESPSHKLY encoded by the coding sequence GTGGATTTTGATCGTTTATTGAGCCTGATGGTAGAGAAGGGCGCCTCGGATTTATTCATTACCGCCGGTGTGCCGCCATCAATGAAATTGCACGGCAAGGTGGTGCCGGTAACCACCACGCCGCTCTCGCCAGAGAAATCCCGCGAGGTGGTGTTGTCTGTGATGAATGAAAAGCAGCGCAACGAATTTTTGGAAAGCAAAGAATTAAACTTTGCTATTTCCGCGCGCGGTATTGGCCGTTTCCGTTGCAGTGCGTTTTATCAGCGCAACCTGGCGGGCATGGTGTTGCGTCGCATTGAAACCAATATTCCGAAAATTGATGATTTGGGCCTGCCTGAAATTATCAAAGAGCTGGCCATGACCAAGCGCGGCCTGATTATTTTTGTGGGCGCCACCGGTACCGGTAAATCCACATCGCTCGCCTCCATGATTGGCCACCGCAATCGCAATTCCAAAGGCCACATCATTACCATTGAAGACCCCATTGAATTTATTCACCAGCACCAGGGTTGCATTGTGACCCAGCGCGAAGTGGGTATTGATACCGATTCATTTGAAGTGGCGTTGAAAAACACCTTGCGGCAAGCCCCCGATGTGATTTTGATTGGTGAGGTGCGCTCGCGCGAAACCATGGAGCACGCCATCGCCTTCGCTGAAACCGGCCACTTGTGTTTGTGCACCTTGCACGCCAACAACGCCAACCAGGCGCTCGACCGGATTATTCACTTCTTCCCGGCTGATCGTCACGGCCAGTTGTGGATGGACTTGGCCCTCAACTTGCGCGGCATTATTGCCCAGCAGCTGATCCCAACGCCTGATGGCTCTGGCCGGCGCGCCTGTTTGGAGGTGTTGTTAAATACGCCGTTGGCGCAGGATTTGATTCGCAAGGGCGCGGTGCATGAATTAAAACCGCTCATGAAAAAATCCACCGAGCTTGGCATGCAAACCTTCGATCAGGCGCTGTACGATTTGTACGACCGCGGCGAAATCACCTACGAAGATGCGCTCTCCTATGCGGATTCACCGAACGATTTGCGCCTGCTGATCAAGCTGGGGTCGGAAACCGATGCCGACTACCTCTCCAACGCGGCCGACGAACTCACCATCGAGAAAGACGAGTCGCCCAGCCACAAGCTTTACTAG
- the ruvX gene encoding Holliday junction resolvase RuvX, giving the protein MPNTLLAFDYGTRNIGLAYGQSITGTARELPALKARDGVPDWHAIEALIKEWQPQQLLVGLPLNMDDSESELAARARKFGNRLHGRFGLPVVMWDERLSTREAKAEARERGHKGHYKSDPVDSIAARLILESWLAAQA; this is encoded by the coding sequence ATGCCAAATACCCTGCTCGCCTTTGACTACGGCACCCGCAATATCGGCCTGGCCTATGGTCAATCCATCACCGGCACCGCCCGCGAACTGCCGGCACTCAAAGCCCGCGACGGCGTACCAGACTGGCACGCCATAGAGGCGCTCATAAAAGAGTGGCAACCGCAGCAGCTGTTAGTGGGGCTGCCCCTGAACATGGACGACAGCGAATCAGAGCTGGCTGCGCGCGCGCGCAAGTTCGGCAACCGCCTGCACGGGCGCTTCGGGCTGCCGGTGGTGATGTGGGATGAGCGCCTGAGCACCCGTGAAGCCAAAGCCGAAGCCCGCGAGCGCGGCCACAAGGGCCACTACAAAAGCGACCCGGTAGATTCCATTGCCGCGCGCCTCATACTGGAAAGTTGGCTGGCCGCACAAGCGTGA
- a CDS encoding YqgE/AlgH family protein encodes MKKFTEPPRAELTVGSLKGQFLVSMPSLRDPHFNHSITLICDHSDDGAMGLVLNHPLGELTLGDIFEQMDLTAAPSAAQLPVFAGGPVQQERGFVVHPSDQRWESTIDVSPSVALTASRDILESMAAGTGPHNAIVALGYAGWDGGQLEDEIANNAWITLQADSDLLFNTPAEQRWAAAAKLLGFDLNLISSSAGHA; translated from the coding sequence ATGAAAAAGTTTACCGAACCGCCCCGTGCAGAACTCACCGTCGGCTCCCTCAAGGGCCAGTTTCTGGTTTCTATGCCAAGCCTCAGAGACCCGCACTTCAACCACTCCATCACCCTGATTTGCGACCACAGCGATGACGGCGCCATGGGGCTGGTGCTGAACCACCCGCTGGGTGAGCTGACGCTGGGTGATATTTTCGAACAGATGGACTTAACCGCCGCGCCGTCTGCCGCGCAACTACCGGTTTTTGCCGGCGGCCCGGTGCAGCAAGAACGCGGCTTTGTGGTGCACCCCTCGGATCAGCGCTGGGAATCCACCATTGATGTGTCGCCCTCGGTGGCACTGACTGCCTCGCGCGATATTCTGGAATCCATGGCTGCAGGCACCGGGCCCCACAACGCCATAGTGGCGCTGGGCTATGCCGGTTGGGATGGCGGCCAGCTGGAAGACGAAATTGCCAACAACGCCTGGATTACCCTGCAAGCCGACAGCGATCTGCTGTTTAATACCCCGGCCGAACAGCGTTGGGCGGCGGCGGCAAAACTACTGGGCTTTGACCTCAACCTGATTTCCAGCAGTGCAGGCCACGCCTAG
- a CDS encoding energy transducer TonB, which yields MAASSMLQAPAESQNDRLIFTLFVALAVHALVLFGLTFKVDQGEARTPTLEITLANHKSASEPDKADFLAQQNQEASGTIDEAKAQTTDQSAEFFAPVINEVNPTPQQRQIKPTERREEQLVTTTSRSSHSASLKLDKPTPEAEERPGENQERPNSHAEIASLMAEIDRQRQQYAKRPRIRHLTSVATKSSAEAAYLLKWTDKVEYVGNRNFPQEALNREIFGAVTLAVRVRPDGRLDQVEITHPSGYRLLDDAALNIIRDASPFAPVPHAVLQNHTHLEIVRTLRFEITGLSSGDAQAAR from the coding sequence ATGGCCGCAAGCTCCATGCTCCAGGCACCCGCTGAAAGCCAGAACGACCGGCTGATATTTACCCTGTTTGTGGCACTTGCCGTGCACGCGCTGGTGCTGTTTGGCCTCACCTTCAAGGTGGACCAAGGCGAGGCGCGCACGCCCACGCTGGAAATTACCCTGGCCAACCACAAGAGTGCCAGCGAGCCCGACAAGGCCGACTTCCTGGCCCAGCAAAACCAGGAAGCCAGCGGCACCATTGATGAGGCCAAGGCGCAAACCACCGATCAATCGGCCGAATTCTTCGCGCCGGTAATCAACGAGGTGAACCCCACACCCCAGCAACGGCAGATCAAGCCCACCGAGCGGCGCGAAGAGCAATTGGTTACCACCACCAGCCGCAGCAGCCACAGTGCCAGCCTAAAGCTCGATAAACCCACGCCCGAGGCCGAAGAGCGCCCGGGTGAAAACCAGGAACGGCCCAACAGTCACGCAGAAATTGCCTCGCTGATGGCCGAAATAGACCGCCAGCGCCAGCAGTACGCCAAGCGCCCACGCATTCGCCACCTGACCTCGGTGGCCACCAAAAGCTCCGCAGAGGCCGCCTACCTGCTGAAATGGACCGACAAAGTGGAATACGTGGGCAACCGCAATTTCCCGCAAGAAGCTTTAAACCGCGAGATATTCGGCGCCGTCACGCTCGCCGTAAGGGTGCGCCCCGATGGCCGCCTGGATCAGGTAGAGATCACCCACCCCTCGGGCTACCGGCTGCTGGATGACGCCGCCCTCAATATCATTCGCGATGCCTCGCCCTTTGCCCCGGTGCCCCACGCCGTACTGCAAAACCACACCCACCTGGAAATTGTGCGCACCCTGCGCTTTGAAATCACAGGCCTGAGCTCGGGCGATGCCCAGGCGGCGCGCTAA
- the gshB gene encoding glutathione synthase: MTYRVGIVMDPIQSFNPKKDTTLVLMQAAQARGWELLVFGQGDLWLEQGRAMGEGRRVRVADDAHTSGQPDWYQLGEPENLALGELDALLMRVDPPFDSEYVYSTYVLEAAQREGALVVNNPQSLRDCNEKVFATQFPQCCPEVLVTRNNARLRAFHKQHQDVIFKPLDGMGGAGIFRVKADDPNVGVILETLTRFGEETIMAQRYLPEIKAGDKRILVIDGKAVPYSLARIPSLGETRGNLAAGGSGRPQPLSERDQWIVDQVAPKLVARGLLFVGLDVIGDYLTEINVTSPTCAREINNAYQTDIGGLLMDAIATRLEAR, from the coding sequence ATGACCTATCGCGTCGGCATCGTGATGGACCCCATCCAGAGTTTCAACCCCAAAAAAGACACCACACTGGTGCTGATGCAGGCCGCCCAGGCCCGCGGCTGGGAGCTGCTGGTGTTCGGGCAGGGCGATCTGTGGCTGGAACAGGGCCGCGCCATGGGCGAGGGCCGGCGCGTGCGGGTGGCCGACGATGCCCACACCAGCGGGCAGCCCGACTGGTACCAGCTGGGCGAGCCCGAAAATCTGGCGCTCGGCGAGCTGGATGCGCTGCTGATGCGGGTCGATCCGCCCTTTGACAGCGAATACGTCTACAGCACCTATGTACTGGAGGCCGCCCAGCGCGAGGGCGCGCTGGTGGTGAACAACCCCCAAAGCCTGCGCGATTGCAATGAAAAGGTGTTCGCCACCCAGTTCCCCCAGTGCTGCCCGGAGGTGTTGGTCACCCGCAACAACGCCCGTCTGCGCGCTTTTCACAAGCAGCATCAGGATGTCATCTTCAAGCCGCTGGACGGCATGGGCGGCGCCGGTATTTTCCGGGTCAAGGCCGACGACCCGAACGTGGGCGTGATCCTTGAAACCCTCACCCGCTTTGGTGAGGAAACCATTATGGCCCAGCGCTACCTGCCGGAGATCAAAGCCGGCGACAAGCGCATTCTGGTCATTGACGGCAAAGCTGTGCCCTATAGCCTGGCGCGCATCCCGAGCCTTGGCGAAACCCGTGGCAACCTGGCCGCCGGGGGCAGTGGCCGCCCGCAGCCGCTGTCTGAGCGCGACCAGTGGATTGTGGATCAGGTGGCGCCGAAGCTTGTGGCACGGGGCTTGTTGTTTGTGGGCCTGGATGTCATTGGCGACTACCTGACAGAAATCAACGTCACCAGCCCCACCTGCGCCCGGGAAATCAATAACGCCTACCAAACGGATATCGGCGGCCTGTTGATGGACGCCATCGCCACACGGCTGGAGGCGCGCTAG
- the pilG gene encoding twitching motility response regulator PilG yields MDVNLESLKVMVIDDSKTIRRTAETLLNKAGCTVITATDGFDALAKIADTRPDIIFVDIMMPRLDGYQTCALIKNNSEFKSTPVIMLSSKDGLFDKAKGRIVGSDQYLTKPFSKTELLGAIQAHVGQAKAS; encoded by the coding sequence ATGGACGTCAATCTGGAAAGCCTGAAAGTGATGGTGATCGACGATAGTAAAACCATTCGTCGCACCGCTGAAACCCTCCTTAACAAGGCCGGCTGCACGGTAATTACCGCCACTGACGGTTTTGATGCACTGGCAAAAATCGCCGATACCCGGCCAGATATCATCTTTGTGGATATCATGATGCCCAGGCTCGACGGCTATCAAACCTGTGCGCTGATCAAGAACAACAGCGAGTTCAAATCAACGCCTGTGATCATGCTCTCGAGTAAAGACGGCCTGTTCGATAAGGCCAAAGGGCGCATTGTGGGGTCGGATCAATACCTGACCAAGCCCTTCTCAAAAACCGAACTGCTCGGCGCTATTCAGGCGCACGTGGGGCAGGCGAAAGCTTCATAA
- the pilH gene encoding twitching motility response regulator PilH — protein MAKVLIVDDSPTETYKLTSILEKNGHEVITAENGEQGVAVAKKERPDLVLMDIVMPGLNGFQATRQLSKASETSHIPVIIVTTKDQETDRVWGMRQGAKAYLTKPISEKTLVQAIADAMA, from the coding sequence ATGGCAAAAGTGCTAATCGTTGACGACTCACCCACTGAAACCTACAAACTGACCAGCATCCTGGAAAAGAATGGCCATGAGGTTATTACCGCTGAAAACGGCGAGCAGGGTGTTGCGGTGGCGAAGAAAGAGCGCCCTGATCTGGTGCTGATGGATATCGTCATGCCGGGCCTCAACGGCTTTCAGGCGACGCGTCAGCTCAGCAAGGCCTCGGAAACTTCCCACATCCCCGTGATTATTGTGACCACCAAAGATCAGGAAACAGACCGCGTGTGGGGCATGCGTCAGGGCGCCAAGGCCTACCTGACCAAACCCATTAGCGAGAAAACCCTGGTGCAGGCCATTGCCGACGCCATGGCCTAG
- a CDS encoding chemotaxis protein CheW: MTEPQANESRAFKALVELAGRSKHFARGLPAQVAIKPHWSGIGFSLMGRRFVAPMDEVSEMLEVPPYTRLPGVQPWVRGVANVRGRLLPLFDLAAFFGSKISSHRKQRRVLILDRDELYSGLIVDQVFGMQHFPVDTFSDDNSDLPKSLAPFVSGAYRQGENQWNVFSPASLADEPRFTNAAED, from the coding sequence ATGACCGAGCCACAGGCAAACGAATCACGAGCTTTCAAGGCGCTGGTTGAACTGGCCGGGCGCAGTAAGCACTTTGCGCGCGGCTTGCCGGCGCAGGTGGCGATCAAACCGCACTGGAGCGGCATTGGTTTCTCCTTGATGGGGCGCCGCTTTGTGGCACCCATGGATGAAGTGAGCGAAATGCTCGAAGTGCCCCCCTATACGCGCTTGCCCGGTGTACAGCCCTGGGTGCGCGGCGTGGCCAATGTGCGCGGGCGGCTGTTGCCGCTGTTTGATCTGGCCGCCTTTTTCGGCTCAAAAATTTCCAGCCACCGCAAGCAGCGGCGCGTGCTGATTCTTGATCGCGATGAACTCTACTCCGGGCTCATTGTGGATCAGGTATTCGGCATGCAGCACTTTCCGGTGGATACCTTCAGCGATGACAACAGCGATTTACCGAAATCCTTGGCGCCCTTTGTAAGCGGCGCCTACCGGCAGGGCGAGAACCAGTGGAATGTGTTCAGCCCCGCCAGTCTCGCCGATGAACCCCGATTTACCAACGCGGCTGAAGATTGA
- a CDS encoding methyl-accepting chemotaxis protein yields the protein MKNETRGLVATMRGNPVMAALGAALLVVLVLMGVSFYLVQQNTAKDQGYLQLTAELRALSFRVTSLAREATSGNEEAFPELAKVVAEMDGLWNRLRASDTDTRTALAEEFAGFDAIFQSVKSNANSIVTNKDTIIFLNDVAITLNESLPELQAEHNNIVEILLESGAPADQVSVAQMQSWRAERIGRNVDKMLRGGGDADQAADQFNLDANLFGKVLAGMKGGDVAMSISRVTEPEAVSSLNEISELFEFVNSSIREIFEASPALFKARQATNQILDDSPRLLEALTTLSDKIVENAGNRQPNNLTIAILGAIGLLAIILIGLQWTQGTRQRLQVEEETNERNQNAILRLLDELADLADGDLTTTATVTEDFTGAIADSINFTIDQLRVLVSRINETAVNVSSAAQETQQTALHLAEASEHQAQEIAGASAAVNEMAVTIDQVSANAAESAAVAERSVSIASNGAKVVQNTIHGMDTIREQIQDTSKRIKRLGESSQEIGDIVSLINDIADQTNILALNAAIQASMAGDAGRGFAVVADEVQRLAERSAAATKQIEALVKTIQNDTNEAVISMEQTTAEVVRGARLAQDAGVALEEIENVSSSLAELIQNISNAARQQASSAGHISNTMNVIQEITSQTSAGTSATAQSIGTLAEMALDLRESVAGFKLPEELDDSYGAETLTLDDTVDDMSEGLDGDEEVSFDLDGEFNAELSSLEDEQSNRA from the coding sequence ATGAAGAACGAAACAAGAGGCCTGGTCGCAACCATGCGCGGCAACCCGGTGATGGCAGCGCTAGGTGCTGCACTGCTGGTTGTATTGGTGCTAATGGGTGTGAGCTTTTACTTGGTGCAGCAAAACACCGCGAAAGATCAGGGCTATCTGCAGCTAACCGCAGAATTGCGCGCCTTGTCATTCCGGGTGACATCGCTGGCACGTGAAGCCACCTCAGGCAACGAAGAGGCCTTCCCCGAGTTGGCCAAAGTGGTTGCCGAGATGGATGGCCTGTGGAATCGCCTGCGCGCTTCTGATACCGATACCCGTACCGCGCTGGCTGAAGAATTTGCCGGTTTCGATGCGATTTTCCAGAGCGTAAAAAGTAACGCCAACAGCATTGTGACCAACAAAGACACCATCATCTTCCTGAATGATGTTGCGATCACCCTTAACGAATCGCTGCCGGAACTGCAGGCAGAGCACAACAACATCGTTGAGATTCTGCTTGAAAGCGGCGCACCGGCCGATCAGGTATCGGTTGCGCAGATGCAGTCCTGGCGTGCTGAACGTATTGGGCGAAACGTAGACAAGATGCTCCGTGGTGGTGGTGATGCCGACCAGGCCGCCGACCAGTTCAACCTCGATGCCAACTTGTTCGGTAAGGTACTTGCCGGCATGAAGGGCGGCGATGTGGCCATGAGCATTTCGCGGGTAACCGAGCCCGAGGCCGTAAGCTCCCTGAACGAAATTTCCGAGCTGTTTGAATTCGTGAACAGCTCCATTCGCGAAATCTTCGAGGCGTCGCCTGCACTGTTTAAGGCCCGTCAGGCCACCAACCAGATTCTCGATGATTCGCCACGCTTGCTGGAAGCCCTGACCACCCTGTCGGATAAAATCGTTGAGAACGCCGGCAACCGCCAGCCCAATAACCTGACCATCGCAATTTTGGGTGCCATTGGCCTGTTGGCAATTATTTTGATCGGCTTGCAGTGGACGCAGGGCACGCGCCAGCGACTGCAGGTAGAGGAAGAAACCAACGAACGTAACCAGAACGCAATTTTGCGACTGCTGGACGAACTGGCCGACCTCGCAGACGGTGACCTGACCACCACCGCCACGGTAACCGAAGACTTCACCGGTGCCATTGCCGACTCCATCAACTTCACCATTGACCAACTGCGGGTACTGGTATCGCGAATCAACGAAACGGCTGTGAACGTATCGTCGGCCGCCCAGGAAACCCAGCAAACTGCACTGCACCTGGCCGAGGCCTCTGAGCACCAGGCGCAGGAAATTGCCGGTGCATCGGCGGCGGTTAACGAAATGGCCGTAACCATTGACCAGGTATCTGCTAACGCCGCCGAATCAGCCGCGGTAGCCGAGCGGTCGGTATCGATCGCGAGCAACGGTGCAAAAGTGGTACAGAATACCATCCACGGGATGGACACCATTCGTGAGCAGATTCAGGACACCTCGAAGCGGATTAAGCGACTGGGTGAATCGTCACAGGAAATTGGTGACATCGTATCGTTGATTAACGACATTGCCGACCAAACCAACATTCTTGCACTTAACGCTGCGATCCAGGCCTCGATGGCCGGTGACGCAGGTCGAGGCTTCGCGGTGGTTGCGGATGAGGTACAGCGTCTTGCGGAACGTTCTGCTGCGGCAACAAAGCAGATTGAGGCGCTGGTTAAAACGATTCAGAACGATACCAACGAGGCGGTAATCTCGATGGAACAAACCACCGCAGAGGTGGTGCGCGGTGCACGTCTGGCACAGGATGCGGGTGTGGCACTGGAAGAAATTGAAAACGTATCATCGTCGCTTGCGGAATTGATTCAAAACATTTCGAACGCCGCCCGCCAGCAGGCATCGTCGGCCGGCCACATCTCAAATACGATGAACGTAATTCAGGAAATTACCTCGCAAACCTCGGCCGGTACATCGGCCACGGCACAGTCGATTGGTACTCTGGCCGAAATGGCCCTCGACCTGCGTGAATCAGTAGCAGGCTTCAAGCTCCCAGAAGAGCTGGATGACAGCTACGGCGCCGAAACCCTCACGCTCGACGACACCGTAGATGACATGTCTGAAGGCCTGGACGGAGACGAAGAAGTCAGCTTCGATCTGGACGGCGAGTTCAATGCAGAACTCAGCAGCCTGGAAGACGAACAATCCAATCGAGCCTGA
- a CDS encoding protein-glutamate O-methyltransferase CheR: MVWSLRALPELTDNEFQQWSKLLEDRTGIQIAPHQRAFLQTQIAGRMRELECGDYTSYMKQVREGLQGMVEWSVLVDRLVVKETSFFRHRPSIEYVRRLVQARINNQTLNDSFDVWSVGCATGEEPYALAMVVNDCFELAAIDPYFGVTATDISMPSLHKARAGIYPARKVDQATPQERARYFASAGANLQVVEKIRDRVCFTHGNVLDLGKMPAVPMDVIFCQNVLIYFRRWRRREILNQLVDRLKPNGVLIVGLGEVTDWNHPKMKRVGGEEIQAYQRSAPGTAKSA, encoded by the coding sequence GTGGTGTGGTCGTTACGGGCGCTGCCCGAACTAACGGATAACGAATTCCAGCAGTGGAGCAAACTGCTGGAAGACCGTACCGGCATTCAAATTGCGCCGCACCAGCGCGCGTTTTTACAAACGCAGATTGCCGGCCGCATGCGCGAGCTTGAGTGTGGCGACTACACAAGCTACATGAAGCAGGTGCGCGAAGGCCTGCAGGGTATGGTTGAGTGGTCGGTGTTGGTGGATCGCCTGGTGGTGAAGGAAACCAGTTTTTTCCGCCACCGCCCGTCTATCGAATATGTTCGCCGTTTGGTACAGGCGCGCATCAATAACCAAACGCTCAATGATAGCTTTGATGTCTGGAGTGTGGGCTGCGCCACGGGTGAAGAACCCTATGCGCTGGCGATGGTGGTAAACGACTGCTTCGAGCTGGCAGCAATAGACCCCTACTTCGGCGTGACGGCAACCGATATCAGCATGCCCTCGCTGCACAAGGCGCGCGCAGGCATTTACCCTGCACGCAAGGTAGATCAAGCCACACCGCAAGAGCGCGCCAGGTACTTTGCATCTGCAGGCGCAAACCTGCAGGTGGTTGAAAAAATAAGAGATCGGGTGTGTTTCACCCACGGTAATGTGTTGGATCTGGGCAAGATGCCGGCCGTGCCTATGGATGTGATTTTTTGCCAAAACGTGCTGATTTATTTCCGTCGCTGGCGGCGGCGTGAAATTCTTAATCAGCTCGTAGATCGGCTCAAGCCCAACGGGGTTTTGATTGTCGGCCTTGGTGAAGTCACAGATTGGAATCACCCTAAGATGAAGCGCGTGGGCGGCGAAGAAATTCAGGCCTACCAACGCTCCGCTCCTGGCACTGCCAAGAGCGCATAA